Below is a genomic region from Nocardioides panacis.
CTGCGGGAGGCAAGCATGTTCGAGGCGGTCGAAGGACTGGTGACCGAGCACGGTGAGCTCGAGCACCGGCTCGCGGACCCGAGCATCCACGCCGACCAGGGTCTGGCCAAGCGGCTCAACCAGCGCTACGCCGAGCTGTCCGCGATCGTGCGCGCGTACGACGAGTGGCTGCGGCTCGGCGACGACATCGGGGCCGCCCGCGAGCTCGCCCACGAGGACGCCTCGTTCGCGGAGGAGGCCGAGGTGCTCTCCGAGCGACGGGTGGTCGCCGAGGAGCGGCTGCGGCACCTGCTGGTGCCCCGCGACGCCGCGGACTCCAAGGACGCGCTGCTGGAGATCAAGTCCGGCGAGGGCGGCGAGGAGTCGGCGCTGTTCGCCGGCGACCTGCTGCGGATGTACACCCGCTACGCCGAGCGGCGCGGCTGGAAGACCGAGCAGCTCGACGCCAACGAGTCCGACCTCGGCGGCTACAAGTCGGTCACGGTCGCGGTGAAGGCCAAGGGCACCCCCGAGCCCGGAGAGGCGCCCTACGCGCTGCTGAAGTTCGAGGGCGGCGTGCACCGCGTGCAGCGGGTCCCGGTCACCGAGAGCCAGGGCCGCGTGCACACCTCCGCGGCCGGCGTCCTGGTGATGCCGGAGGCCGAGCAGGTCGACGTCACCATCGAGGAGAAGGACATCCGGATCGACGTGTTCCGCTCGTCGGGCCCCGGCGGCCAGTCGGTGAACACCACCGACTCCGCGGTGCGGATCACCCACCTGCCGACCGGGATCGTGGTCAGCTGCCAGAACGAGAAGAGCCAGCTGCAGAACCGCGAGCAGGCGATGCGCATCCTGCGGGCCCGGCTGCTGCAGGCCGCCCAGGACACCGCGGACGCCGAGGCGTCGGACGCCCGCCGCTCGCAGGTCCGCACGGTCGACCGCTCGGAGCGGATCCGGACCTACAACTACCCCGAGAACCGGATCTCCGACCACCGCACCGGCTACAAGTCCTACAACCTCGACGCGGTCCTCGACGGCGACCTGGAGGCGGTCATCACCTCCTGCGTCGAGGCCGACCTCGCGACCCGGCTCGACGCGATCGAGTCCCAGACCTCGTGACCCGCGAGCTGGTCCGGCAGGCGGCGCTCCGGCTGGCCGACGCCGGCGTCGCGAGCCCCGACTTCGACGCCGCCGAGCTGCTCGCGCACGTCCTGGGCACCACCCGCTCGCGTCTCGGGCTGGTCGACGCGGTGACGCCCGAGCAGGCCGAGACGTACGACGCGCTGGTCACCCGCCGCGCCGCCCGCGAGCCGCTCCAGCACCTCACCGGGTCCGCCGCGTTCCGCTACGTCGAGCTCGCGGTGGGGCCCGGGGTGTTCGTCCCGCGCCCGGAGACCGAGCTGCTCGCCGGCTGGGCCGTCGAGCAGGCCGCGGCCGTGGTCGCCGCGGGCCGGGTGCCGGTCGTCGTCGACCTCTGCACGGGGTCCGGGGCGATCGCGCTCGCGGTCGCGACCGAGGTCCCCACGGCCGAGGTGCACGCCGTCGAGCTCGGCGACCCGGCGGTCGAGTGGGCGGCCCGCAACCTCTCCGGCACCGGCGTCGACCTGCGGCACGGCGACATGGCCGACGCCTTCCCCGACCTGGACGGCACCGTCGACGTGGTGGTCTGCAACCCGCCCTACATCCCGCTGGACGCCTACGAGTCGGTCGCCCCCGAGGCCAGGGACCACGACCCCGAGCTGGCGCTGTTCTCCGGCCAGGACGGCCTGGTCGCGATGCGGGTGGTGGAGCGGGTCGCGGCCCGCCTGCTGGTGCCCTCCGGCGTGGTCGGCGCCGAGCACGCCGACGCGCAGGGCAGCTCCGCGCCGGCGGTCTTCGTGGCCACCGGTCGCTGGTCCGACGTACGCGACCACGCGGACCTGGCAGGTCGCTCCCGCTTCGTGACCGCGCGACTGGCACGATGACGGGGTGCCAGACGTGATCGACGACCAGCCCGCCGCGCAGCGGTTCTCCACCGCCGAGGAGACCGAGCGGGAGGCAGGCATCGCGAACGCCGCCCTCGCGGTGCAGCGCGGGCAGCTCGTGGTGCTGCCGACCGACACGGTCTACGGGATCGGCGCCGACGCCTTCGACCCCGAGTCGGTGCGCCGGCTGCTGGCCGCCAAGGGCCGGGGCCGGGAGATGCCGCCCCCGGTGCTGGTGTCCGCGCCGACGACCCTCGACGCGCTCGCGGTCGGTGTCCCGTCGTACGCCCGGGCGCTGATCACCGAGCTGTGGCCCGGGCCGCTCACGCTGGTCTGCCGGCAGCAGCCCTCGCTGCAGTGGGACCTCGGCGACACCCGGGGGACCGTCGCGGTCCGGATGCCCGACCACGAGGTCGCCCTCGAGCTGCTCGCGCGCACCGGCCCGCTCGCCGTCAGCAGCGCCAACCGGACCGGGCTCCCGGCGGCCACGGACGCCGACCAGGCCGAGGCGATGCTCGGCTCGTCGGTCGCGGTCATCCTCGACGGCGGTCCGACGCCCGGCGCGCTGCCGTCCACCATCGTCGACGTCACCGGGCCGGCCGGCCGGGTGCTGCGGCTGGGTGCGGTCTCGCTCGAGCGGCTCAACGAGATCGTCGCGCCGCTCGGCGTCGAGATCTCCGACGAGGGCTAGGACCCGTGCGCGAGTACCTCACCGTCTTCCTGGTCGCCGCGGTCGTGACCTACCTGCTCGGCGTGGTGGCGCGCGAGATCGCGCTGCGGACCGGGGCGGTCGCCCGGGTCCGGGACCGCGACGTGCACGCCGTCCCGATCCCGTACTTCGGCGGGGTGGCGATGCTCGGGGGACTGGCGGCGGCGTACCTCGTGGCGCACCGGCTGCCGTTCCTCTCGCTCAGCGACAACCAGGTCTTCCACGACGCGAAGTTCGTGCTGATCGGCGGCGCGATGATCTGCCTGCTCGGGGTGCTGGACGACCTGTTCGAGCTGGACGCGCTGACCAAGCTCGGCGGCCAGGTGCTCGCCGCCGGCTTCCTGGTGATCAACCAGGTGCAGTTCTTCGCCATCCAGCTGCCGGGCCGCGGCCAGTTCAGCCTGGACAGCACGCAGGCGGCACTGATCAGCGTGGTGGTGGTGGTGGCGACCGTGAACGCGGTGAACTTCGTGGACGGCCTCGACGGCCTGGCCGCCGGCGTCGTGGGGATCGGCGCGGTGGCGTTCTTCGCCTTCGCCTACAAGCTCGCGGACGCCAACGACGAGACGCTCGCGATCAGCGCCGCCCTGCTCTGCGCCGCGCTCGGCGGGGCGTGCGCGGGGTTCCTGCCGCACAACTTCTTCCCGGCCCGGATCTTCATGGGCGACTCGGGCTCGATGCTGATCGGCCTGGTGCTGGCCGGCTCGGCGCTCAGCCTGACGGGCCAGTTCGCCACCGTGGACATGACCCAGGGCGCCGGCGGCTCGCAGGCCAGCCTGCTGCCCACGCTGCTGCCGATCATCCTGCCGATCTCGATCCTCGTGGTGCCGTTCGCGGACCTGGTGCTGGCGGTGATCCGGAGGACCCGGGCCGGCCGGTCGCCCTTCTCGCCCGACAAGGAGCACCTGCACCACCGGATGCTCGAGATCGGCCACTCGCACCGCCGCGCGGTGCTGATCATGTGGCTGTGGGCCGGGCTGATCGCGTTCGGGGGAGTGCTGGCCAGTCTCTACGCCAGCCCGCTGACCACGGCGGTGCTGGCCGTCTGGGTGGTGCTGACCGTGGTGCTCACCTTCGTGCTCCCCCCGCGTGCAGCGTCCACGGGTGACCGGCTGAGTTGACGGGCGATATCGCCTGGGTCAGGGTGGGATGCACCCTCTCGATTATCGGGTTGCCCGGACCTTGTGCTAGTTTTCACAAGCGCTCAGCAAACGCTCAGGAACTCCCGCTGGACGCCGCCCCCGCCCCGCCACAGATCGGCCGCCGACATGACGACCGCACGCGTGACCTCCGGGTCCACCGCCAGGCCTGACCGCCCGGCGACCGTAGGCGGACAAGTGCGCGCGGCCCTTCTCCTCACCGCCCTCCTCGGCCTGCTCGGCACCGGTCTCGGTGCGCTGCTCGGCGGCTCGCCCGCCGCCCTGGGTGCGGTCGTCGGCTTCGCGATGGTGCTGGTCTTCTTCGGCACCGGTGCCGTGGTGGTCAACGCGGTCGCCTCGGTCAGCCCGGCCGCCTCGATGCTCGTCGCGCTGCTGACCTACACGCTCCAGGTGGTGCTCGTGGGCGTGGTGTTCGCGGCCCTCGACCGCAGCGGAGCCCTGGACGGCCCGGTCGACCGGACCTGGGCGGGCGGGGCCGTCGTGGTCGCGACGCTGGTTTGGTTGGTGTCTCACATCATCTCCGTGACCCGGTCCCGGCAGCCCCTCTACGACCTCCCCGAGCGGCCCTCGGAGGGCCTGGACGCGAGTGCGCGATGACACTCCTTCACTGCTATTGTCCGGTGCGCGATGACTCAGCAGCATCCGCAGAAACCTCCACCCCGAGGCGGGGACCCCTGGCACGCGTACGGGTACATCGTCTCGGGAGTGTTCCTGTACGGCTTCCTGGGCTGGCTGGCCGACCGCTGGCTGGGCACCACGTTCCTGGTCGCGATCGGGATCCTGGTGGGCGCCGGGTTCGGCATCTACATGACCATTGCTCGGTTCGACGCTCTGCCTCGAAGGCAGAAAGAAGAGAAGTAGGGGTACCACGGTGAGCCTGGCAGGAAGTGTCGTGATCTCGACCGAGGAGTTCGTCCCCCCGGGGCCGGGCGACTTCGAGCTGCCCGACGTCTTCACGATCGCGGGCGTGGGCGTCACCAAGCCCATGCTCCAGCTCGTGCTGGCGGGCGTGCTGGTGTTCGGGTTCCTCTACCTGGCCTCGCGCAAGCGGGCGATGGTCCCCGGCAAGCTCCAGTTCGCCGGCGAGAGCGCCTACGGCTTCGTCCGCAACTCCGTGGCCCGCGACATCATCGGCAGCCACGACTTCATGCGCTTCGTGCCCTACCTGGTGACGGTCTTCTTCTTCATCCTGCTGAACAACTTCTTCGGCTCGATCCCGTTCATCCAGTTCCCGACGTTCTCGCGCTCGGGCATGGTCTACGGGCTCGCCGCGCTGTCCTGGATCGTCTACAACTACGTGGGCATCCGGAAGCACGGCTTCCTGGGCTACCTCAAGCTGCAGTGCGTCCCCGGCGGCATCACGGGCCCGATCCTGGCCCTGCTCATCCCGCTGGAGTTCATGTCGAACCTGATCGTGCGGCCGGTGACGCTGGCCCTGCGACTGTTCGCGAACATGTTCGCCGGCCACATCCTGATCCTGCTGTTCGCGGTCGGCGGCGAGTACCTCCTGGTGCACGGCGCCACGCTCATCAAGCCGGTCGGCATCCTTGCCTGGCTGCTCTTCATCGCGATCAGCTTCCTCGAGCTGCTGGTCCAGTTCCTGCAGGCCTACGTGTTCGTCCTGCTGAACGCCATGTACATCTCGGGCGCTCTCGCAGACGAGCACTGAGACGCTTCACCGCCCTACCTGATCGACAGACCTACAAGAGAAACCATCGAAGGGAACCATCGTGAACGGCAACCTGAACATGATCGGCTACGGCCTCGCCGCCATCGGCCCCGGTGTCGGCATCGGCCTGATCTTCGCCGCCTACATCAACGGTGTGGCTCGCCAGCCCGAGGCGCAGAGCCGCCTGCAGTCGATCGCCATCCTGGGCTTCGCGCTCGCCGAGGCGCTCGCCATCATCGGCATCGCGCTCGCGTTCGTTCTCTGATCACCGCCCCACGTCACTGACGAAGGACCAAGCTGATGAATCCGACCATCCTCGCGGCTGAGGCGGGACCGAACCCGCTGGCGCCGCACCTCGTGGAGATCATCCTTTCGCTGGTCGTCTTCGGTCTGCTGTTCCTCGCGGTCAAGAAGTGGATCGTCCCGAGCTTCGAGACGACGTTCGCCGACCGGACCGCCGCGATCGAGGGCGGTCTCCAGGCAGCCGAGACCAAGCAGGCCGAGGCCGACGCCAAGCTCGCCGAGCTCGAGAAGCAGCTCGGTGACGCGCGGCACGAGGCGGCGCGCATCCGCGAGGAGGCGCGTGAGCAGGGTGCTGCGATCGTCGCCGAGATGCGGGAGCAGGCGCAGTCCGAGGCGTCGCGCATCGTCGAGCACGCGCACACCCAGATCGAGGCGGAGCGCCAGCAGGCGGTCACCTCGCTCCGTGCGGAGGTCGGTTCGCTGGCCACGTCGCTCGCCGGGCGCATCGTCGGGGAGTCGCTGGACGACGAGGCTCGCCAGAGCCGGGTCGTCGAGCGCTTCCTCGCGGACCTCGAGAGCCAGCCGTCGGCGAGCGGGAACGGGGCACGCTGATGCAGGGCGCCTCCTCCGACTCGCTCCACGCACTGACCGAGGCCCTGGCCTCGGCGGTCGAGGGCGGCACGGACGCGTCGAAGATCGGCGACGACCTCTTCGGGGTCGCCGCGGTCCTCCGGCGCGAGCCCGGCCTGCGCCGGGTCGCGACGGACGTGTCCGTCTCGCCGGAGGCCAAGGCCGACCTGCTGCGCGGCATCTTCGCCGAGCAGATCGACCCCGCGTCGGCGGACCTGGTGGCTCAGGCAGCCGGTCGCCGCTGGGCCGCCTCCCGCGACCTCGCGGACGCCCTCGAGCACCTGGGCGTCGTCGCGGTCGTGCGGGGCGCCGAGCAGACGGGCAAGGCCGACGACCTCGAGAACGAGCTCTTCGCGTTCGAACGCCTGGTGTCGGGGAGCCCCGAGCTCCGCGACGCGCTCTCGGACCCCGCCCGCAGCACCGCCGACAAGCGCCGGCTGCTCAACGACCTGCTCGACGGCAAGGCCTCCTCGGCCACCGTCCGGCTGGCCGAGCAGGCCGTCGCCGGCACGCACCGCACCGTCGTGGTCGCGCTCGAGAGCTACCAGAAGGTGGCCGCCGAGCACCGCAACCGGCTGATCGCCACCGTCCGGGTGGCCCGCGGCCTCGCGGAGCACGACGCACAGCGCCTGCAGGACGCCCTGGCCCGTCAGTACTCCCGGCCGGTGCACCTCAACGTCGTCGTGGACCCCGACGTGATCGGCGGGGTGCGGGTGGCGATCGGTGACGACGTCATCGACGGCACCGTCGCGAACCGCCTCGACGACGCACGACGCCAGCTCGCCGGCTGACCGGCACCCCCCGACAACACAGCACGAGATACCCAAGAGAGCAGGGATGAGGAAATGACGGAGCTTTCGATCCGTCCGGAGGAGATCCGGGACGCACTCCAGCGGTTCGTGTCGGACTACAAGCCCGAGACGGCCAGCCGCGAAGAGGTCGGCAGGGTCGCGGAGGCCGGGGACGGCATCGCCCGCGTGTCCGGCCTGCCCTCCGCGATGGCCAACGAGCTCCTCGAGTTCGAGGACGGCACGCTGGGTATCGCGCAGAACCTCGACACCCGCGAGATCGGCGTCGTCATCCTCGGTGACTTCGACAAGATCGAGGAGGGCCAGACCGTCCGTCGTACGGGCGAGGTCCTCTCGGTCCCGGTCGGGGACAAGTTCCTCGGTCGCGTGGTCGACCCGCTCGGCACGCCCATCGACGGCCTCGGCGAGATCGAGAGCGAGGGCCGCCGCGCCCTCGAGCTCCAGGCTCCCGGCGTGATGGCCCGCAAGTCGGTGCACGAGCCGCTCGCCACCGGCATCAAGGCGATCGACTCGATGACCCCGATCGGCCGCGGCCAGCGCCAGCTCATCATCGGTGACCGCTCGACCGGCAAGACGACGATCGCGATCGACACGATCATCAACCAGAAGCAGTACTGGGAGACCGGCGACCCGGACAAGCAGGTCCGCTGCATCTACGTCGCCATCGGCCAGAAGGGCTCCACCATCGCCTCGGTGCGCGGTGCCCTCGAGGAGGCCGGCGCGCTGGAGTACACCACCATCGTGGCCTCCCCGGCGTCCGACTCCGCCGGCTTCAAGTACCTCGCCCCGTACACCGGCTCGGCCATCGGCCAGCACTGGATGTACGCCGGCAAGCACGTGCTGATCGTGTTCGACGACCTCACCAAGCAGGCCGAGGCGTACCGCGCCGTGTCGCTGCTGCTGCGCCGCCCGCCGGGCCGCGAGGCCTACCCGGGTGACGTGTTCTACCTGCACAGCCGGCTCCTCGAGCGCTGCGCGAAGCTGTCCGACGAGCTCGGCCACGGCTCGATGACCGGTCTGCCGATCATCGAGACCAAGGCCAACGACGTGTCGGCGTACATCCCGACCAACGTCATCTCGATCACCGACGGCCAGATCTTCCTGCAGTCGGACCTGTTCGCGTCCAACCAGCGCCCGGCCATCGACGTCGGTGTGTCGGTGTCGCGCGTGGGTGGTGCGGCGATGACCAAGGCGATGAAGAAGGTCACCGGCTCGCTCAAGGTCGACCTCGCGCAGTTCCGCGCGATGGAGGCGTTCGCGATGTTCGCCTCGGACCTCGACGCCGCGTCGCGCCAGCAGCTGGACCGGGGTCAGCGCCTGATGGCCCTGCTCCGCCAGCCGCAGTACTCGCCCTACCCGGTCGAGGAGATGGCTGCGTCGCTGTGGACCGGCACCACCGGTCGCCTGGACAAGGTCCCGGCCGACGACGTGCTGCGCTTCGAGTCCGAGTTCCTGGACTACCTGCGCCGCTCGCACGAGGGCATCCTGTCCGGCATCCGCGAGTCGCAGGACTTCACCGACGACACCGCCTCGGCGATGGAGGACGCGTACAACTCCTTCCTCGACCAGTTCGAGACCTCGGACGGGGACTCCATCAAGCCTGGCAAGGAGTCGCACGAGGCCCTCGAGGACGAGGACGTCGAGCAGGAGCAGATCGTCAAGCAGAAGCGGGGCTGACCGATGGCCGTATCGCTGCGTGAGTACCGCGCGCGGATCAAGTCGACGGAGTCGATGAAGAAGATCA
It encodes:
- the prfA gene encoding peptide chain release factor 1; translation: MFEAVEGLVTEHGELEHRLADPSIHADQGLAKRLNQRYAELSAIVRAYDEWLRLGDDIGAARELAHEDASFAEEAEVLSERRVVAEERLRHLLVPRDAADSKDALLEIKSGEGGEESALFAGDLLRMYTRYAERRGWKTEQLDANESDLGGYKSVTVAVKAKGTPEPGEAPYALLKFEGGVHRVQRVPVTESQGRVHTSAAGVLVMPEAEQVDVTIEEKDIRIDVFRSSGPGGQSVNTTDSAVRITHLPTGIVVSCQNEKSQLQNREQAMRILRARLLQAAQDTADAEASDARRSQVRTVDRSERIRTYNYPENRISDHRTGYKSYNLDAVLDGDLEAVITSCVEADLATRLDAIESQTS
- the prmC gene encoding peptide chain release factor N(5)-glutamine methyltransferase; this encodes MTRELVRQAALRLADAGVASPDFDAAELLAHVLGTTRSRLGLVDAVTPEQAETYDALVTRRAAREPLQHLTGSAAFRYVELAVGPGVFVPRPETELLAGWAVEQAAAVVAAGRVPVVVDLCTGSGAIALAVATEVPTAEVHAVELGDPAVEWAARNLSGTGVDLRHGDMADAFPDLDGTVDVVVCNPPYIPLDAYESVAPEARDHDPELALFSGQDGLVAMRVVERVAARLLVPSGVVGAEHADAQGSSAPAVFVATGRWSDVRDHADLAGRSRFVTARLAR
- a CDS encoding L-threonylcarbamoyladenylate synthase — encoded protein: MPDVIDDQPAAQRFSTAEETEREAGIANAALAVQRGQLVVLPTDTVYGIGADAFDPESVRRLLAAKGRGREMPPPVLVSAPTTLDALAVGVPSYARALITELWPGPLTLVCRQQPSLQWDLGDTRGTVAVRMPDHEVALELLARTGPLAVSSANRTGLPAATDADQAEAMLGSSVAVILDGGPTPGALPSTIVDVTGPAGRVLRLGAVSLERLNEIVAPLGVEISDEG
- a CDS encoding glycosyltransferase family 4 protein, whose product is MREYLTVFLVAAVVTYLLGVVAREIALRTGAVARVRDRDVHAVPIPYFGGVAMLGGLAAAYLVAHRLPFLSLSDNQVFHDAKFVLIGGAMICLLGVLDDLFELDALTKLGGQVLAAGFLVINQVQFFAIQLPGRGQFSLDSTQAALISVVVVVATVNAVNFVDGLDGLAAGVVGIGAVAFFAFAYKLADANDETLAISAALLCAALGGACAGFLPHNFFPARIFMGDSGSMLIGLVLAGSALSLTGQFATVDMTQGAGGSQASLLPTLLPIILPISILVVPFADLVLAVIRRTRAGRSPFSPDKEHLHHRMLEIGHSHRRAVLIMWLWAGLIAFGGVLASLYASPLTTAVLAVWVVLTVVLTFVLPPRAASTGDRLS
- the atpB gene encoding F0F1 ATP synthase subunit A, whose product is MISTEEFVPPGPGDFELPDVFTIAGVGVTKPMLQLVLAGVLVFGFLYLASRKRAMVPGKLQFAGESAYGFVRNSVARDIIGSHDFMRFVPYLVTVFFFILLNNFFGSIPFIQFPTFSRSGMVYGLAALSWIVYNYVGIRKHGFLGYLKLQCVPGGITGPILALLIPLEFMSNLIVRPVTLALRLFANMFAGHILILLFAVGGEYLLVHGATLIKPVGILAWLLFIAISFLELLVQFLQAYVFVLLNAMYISGALADEH
- the atpE gene encoding ATP synthase F0 subunit C, which translates into the protein MIGYGLAAIGPGVGIGLIFAAYINGVARQPEAQSRLQSIAILGFALAEALAIIGIALAFVL
- a CDS encoding F0F1 ATP synthase subunit B, giving the protein MNPTILAAEAGPNPLAPHLVEIILSLVVFGLLFLAVKKWIVPSFETTFADRTAAIEGGLQAAETKQAEADAKLAELEKQLGDARHEAARIREEAREQGAAIVAEMREQAQSEASRIVEHAHTQIEAERQQAVTSLRAEVGSLATSLAGRIVGESLDDEARQSRVVERFLADLESQPSASGNGAR
- a CDS encoding F0F1 ATP synthase subunit delta, with the translated sequence MQGASSDSLHALTEALASAVEGGTDASKIGDDLFGVAAVLRREPGLRRVATDVSVSPEAKADLLRGIFAEQIDPASADLVAQAAGRRWAASRDLADALEHLGVVAVVRGAEQTGKADDLENELFAFERLVSGSPELRDALSDPARSTADKRRLLNDLLDGKASSATVRLAEQAVAGTHRTVVVALESYQKVAAEHRNRLIATVRVARGLAEHDAQRLQDALARQYSRPVHLNVVVDPDVIGGVRVAIGDDVIDGTVANRLDDARRQLAG
- the atpA gene encoding F0F1 ATP synthase subunit alpha, which codes for MTELSIRPEEIRDALQRFVSDYKPETASREEVGRVAEAGDGIARVSGLPSAMANELLEFEDGTLGIAQNLDTREIGVVILGDFDKIEEGQTVRRTGEVLSVPVGDKFLGRVVDPLGTPIDGLGEIESEGRRALELQAPGVMARKSVHEPLATGIKAIDSMTPIGRGQRQLIIGDRSTGKTTIAIDTIINQKQYWETGDPDKQVRCIYVAIGQKGSTIASVRGALEEAGALEYTTIVASPASDSAGFKYLAPYTGSAIGQHWMYAGKHVLIVFDDLTKQAEAYRAVSLLLRRPPGREAYPGDVFYLHSRLLERCAKLSDELGHGSMTGLPIIETKANDVSAYIPTNVISITDGQIFLQSDLFASNQRPAIDVGVSVSRVGGAAMTKAMKKVTGSLKVDLAQFRAMEAFAMFASDLDAASRQQLDRGQRLMALLRQPQYSPYPVEEMAASLWTGTTGRLDKVPADDVLRFESEFLDYLRRSHEGILSGIRESQDFTDDTASAMEDAYNSFLDQFETSDGDSIKPGKESHEALEDEDVEQEQIVKQKRG